The Citrifermentans bemidjiense Bem genome window below encodes:
- a CDS encoding lysophospholipid acyltransferase family protein: MLKQIRWYLETALFVAVSFAVALLPDRLALAAGRGIGRLFFALVQGRRRIAIENIAASLPFLESQPGWRGGPPEQLARETFENLGCCVVEVCKLYRGKGQGLIDSVEFRGLEHYEAAAAKGKGVAFITAHCGNWELLALSFGQRYHDISVVARRQDNPYLNAMIEKIRKAYGNGVIYKDGALRSMFAALKKKEIVGILIDQAVHPDGGILVDFLGRPAWAIRLPALIGRKSGAPLVPGFIHREGTRNIITLYPEYPVSTLEDPEEAAAEDARGLTRFIEEYVIQHPTQWYWVHKRWKNSPAAADRAAGK; encoded by the coding sequence ATGTTGAAACAGATCCGATGGTACCTGGAGACCGCGCTGTTCGTTGCGGTCTCCTTTGCTGTGGCGCTCCTGCCGGACCGGCTGGCGCTGGCCGCAGGACGGGGAATCGGCCGGCTCTTCTTTGCCCTGGTGCAGGGGCGGCGGCGGATAGCCATCGAAAACATCGCGGCGAGCCTCCCCTTTCTGGAAAGCCAGCCCGGCTGGCGCGGCGGACCCCCCGAACAGTTGGCGCGGGAAACCTTCGAGAACCTGGGCTGCTGCGTGGTCGAGGTCTGCAAGCTCTACCGCGGCAAGGGACAGGGGCTCATCGACTCGGTCGAATTCAGGGGGCTGGAGCACTACGAGGCTGCGGCCGCCAAGGGGAAGGGTGTCGCCTTCATCACCGCCCACTGCGGCAACTGGGAGCTTCTGGCCCTTTCCTTCGGCCAGCGCTACCACGACATCTCCGTAGTCGCCCGGCGCCAGGACAACCCGTACCTGAACGCGATGATAGAAAAGATCCGCAAGGCGTACGGCAACGGCGTCATCTATAAGGACGGGGCGCTCCGCTCCATGTTCGCAGCGCTCAAGAAGAAGGAGATCGTGGGGATTCTGATCGATCAGGCGGTGCACCCGGACGGCGGGATACTGGTCGACTTCCTGGGGCGTCCGGCGTGGGCCATCCGGCTCCCGGCGCTCATAGGGCGCAAGAGCGGCGCACCGCTGGTGCCCGGTTTCATCCATCGCGAGGGAACCAGGAACATCATCACCCTCTATCCGGAGTACCCCGTTTCCACCCTGGAGGACCCGGAGGAGGCTGCGGCTGAGGACGCGCGGGGGCTGACGCGGTTCATCGAGGAATACGTGATACAGCACCCCACGCAGTGGTACTGGGTGCACAAGCGCTGGAAGAATTCCCCAGCCGCGGCGGACCGGGCTGCCGGGAAATAG
- a CDS encoding 3-deoxy-D-manno-octulosonic acid transferase: MIDFIYNLLLWLLLPLLVPYHAYRSLSRGRRTAFMERFGAIPEAELEPLKGKRTILVHAVSVGETLAAQPLLKGIRSRFPEHRVVITNVTETGRGVALKSNSADLCIYFPFDYPFAVRAVLKKVSPDLVVIMETEIWPNFIKEAGRLGIPVLLANGRISDRSLSRYLRFSWFFRPVLQRLSALCMQSAEDASRIQAIGARPETVHVAGNLKYDIPLRPKNPEQASGIKAKYGIPGGAFVFTAASTHEGEEVFVLEAYRMLLSARPESFLVLAPRHPERAAGVAEQVKKSGFSFRRRSQLEAEPAPQQPGEVFILDTVGELAGLYGASDLVFVGGSLVPTGGHNPLEPAACGIPVLFGPHMENFREIAATFLAKEAGIQLVGAAELGEKLVSLSGDAAGRDRMGRNGAGILAESAGSTTRHLDAMAACLGGSRG, translated from the coding sequence ATGATCGACTTCATTTACAACCTGCTGCTCTGGCTGCTTTTGCCTTTGCTGGTCCCCTACCATGCCTACCGCTCCTTGAGCCGGGGGAGGCGCACCGCCTTCATGGAGCGCTTCGGCGCCATCCCCGAAGCCGAGTTGGAGCCGCTCAAAGGCAAGAGGACCATCCTGGTCCATGCCGTCTCGGTGGGGGAGACCCTCGCCGCCCAACCGCTCCTCAAGGGGATCCGCTCGCGCTTCCCGGAGCACCGGGTCGTGATCACCAACGTCACCGAGACCGGCCGCGGCGTCGCCCTCAAAAGCAACTCCGCCGATCTCTGCATCTATTTTCCCTTCGATTACCCCTTCGCCGTCCGCGCTGTCCTCAAGAAGGTGAGCCCCGACCTCGTCGTCATCATGGAGACCGAGATCTGGCCCAACTTCATCAAGGAGGCAGGGAGGCTCGGCATCCCGGTGCTCCTCGCCAACGGCCGCATCTCCGACCGCTCCCTTTCGCGCTACCTCCGTTTCTCATGGTTCTTCCGCCCCGTGCTGCAAAGGCTATCCGCCCTCTGCATGCAAAGCGCCGAGGACGCAAGCCGCATCCAGGCCATAGGCGCGAGGCCTGAGACGGTCCACGTCGCGGGGAACCTGAAGTACGACATCCCGCTGCGGCCGAAGAACCCGGAGCAGGCGTCCGGGATCAAGGCGAAGTACGGCATCCCCGGAGGGGCTTTCGTCTTCACCGCCGCCAGCACCCACGAAGGTGAGGAGGTGTTCGTCCTGGAGGCGTACCGCATGCTCTTGTCGGCGCGGCCGGAGAGTTTCCTCGTCCTCGCCCCGCGCCACCCGGAGCGCGCCGCGGGCGTCGCCGAACAGGTGAAAAAGAGCGGGTTCAGCTTCCGGCGCCGCTCCCAGTTGGAGGCGGAACCCGCGCCGCAGCAGCCGGGAGAGGTGTTCATCCTGGATACGGTCGGCGAACTCGCGGGCCTCTACGGCGCCTCGGACCTCGTTTTCGTCGGCGGTTCGCTGGTCCCGACCGGAGGACACAACCCGCTGGAGCCCGCCGCCTGCGGCATCCCGGTCCTCTTCGGGCCGCACATGGAGAACTTCCGCGAGATCGCTGCCACCTTCCTCGCCAAGGAAGCGGGCATTCAGCTCGTAGGAGCGGCTGAGCTGGGGGAGAAGCTGGTATCCCTTTCCGGGGACGCAGCCGGCCGGGACCGGATGGGGCGCAACGGAGCGGGGATCCTCGCCGAAAGCGCTGGCTCCACCACGCGTCACCTCGACGCGATGGCGGCATGCCTGGGGGGAAGCCGTGGCTGA
- the lpxK gene encoding tetraacyldisaccharide 4'-kinase, with the protein MDGKRAGWKDRLALAGLRLASLPYALALRLRALGYAAGLIPSHRLPRPVISVGNVTLGGTGKTPTVAWLASYLIGRGKRVAVLSRGYGGSAEGELRIVSDGNNLLVGPEEAGDEPCLLARKVPGLMVVTGADRYRAGLLALKELNPDVFILDDGFQHLKLKRDLNLLLLDCRRPFGNDRVLPAGYLREPKSAIGRADLVLFTRCQPESAPQLANLATPACRSLHRLNGCAPLKGGEPLAFSDLKGERCMAFAGIADPAGFFDSLEKEGVQLVTTLAFSDHICYGDAEIAAVLRLKKASRSAFMVTTEKDAVKLAPFMDQLGTVYVARLDLELLDAPLLQEMLERICAA; encoded by the coding sequence ATGGACGGCAAGCGCGCCGGGTGGAAGGACCGGCTCGCCCTCGCCGGACTGCGCCTCGCTTCGCTCCCCTACGCCCTGGCGTTGAGGCTCCGCGCGCTCGGCTACGCGGCCGGCCTCATCCCGTCGCACCGGCTCCCACGCCCGGTCATCTCGGTGGGGAACGTCACCCTGGGGGGGACCGGCAAGACCCCGACCGTCGCCTGGCTCGCCTCCTACCTCATCGGGCGCGGCAAGAGGGTCGCCGTTCTCTCGCGCGGCTACGGCGGGAGCGCGGAAGGAGAGCTGCGCATCGTAAGCGACGGCAATAACCTCCTCGTGGGGCCGGAAGAGGCGGGGGACGAGCCCTGCCTTTTGGCGCGCAAGGTGCCGGGGCTCATGGTGGTGACCGGGGCGGACCGCTACCGGGCGGGGCTTCTGGCGCTCAAGGAGCTTAACCCGGACGTCTTCATCCTGGACGACGGCTTCCAGCACCTGAAGCTCAAGCGCGACCTGAACCTGCTGCTTCTCGACTGCAGGCGCCCCTTCGGCAACGACCGGGTGCTTCCGGCCGGGTACCTGCGGGAACCGAAGAGTGCCATCGGGCGCGCCGACCTGGTCCTCTTCACCCGCTGCCAGCCCGAGAGCGCCCCGCAGCTCGCGAACCTCGCCACGCCTGCCTGCCGCTCGCTGCACCGGCTGAACGGCTGCGCTCCTCTCAAGGGGGGGGAGCCGCTGGCTTTCTCCGACCTGAAGGGGGAGCGCTGCATGGCCTTTGCCGGCATTGCCGACCCGGCAGGGTTCTTCGACAGCCTGGAAAAGGAGGGGGTGCAGCTGGTGACCACCCTCGCTTTTTCGGACCACATCTGCTATGGTGACGCCGAAATTGCGGCCGTTTTGCGCCTGAAAAAGGCATCTCGGTCGGCTTTCATGGTGACGACGGAGAAGGACGCGGTGAAGCTCGCCCCCTTCATGGACCAACTGGGGACCGTCTACGTCGCGCGGCTCGATCTGGAGCTTCTCGATGCACCGCTTTTGCAAGAGATGCTGGAGAGGATCTGTGCCGCATAG
- a CDS encoding glycosyltransferase family 9 protein yields the protein MFASQSERRGGKRILVLRYRFIGDTILTIPFLRNLRKAEPDAHIAWVLAPGSAEVADGIPYVDELIFWDPPTIHADSRSTHKTMGDKLGFIRQLRARRFDKVYVLKRSFGSAVIGLLSGARSRVGFSTEGRRFLLTKGVPYQHGQHEVQNFLDVLRADGVPVTDDYLEAWLSDEEQAFADGFFQERGVDPGEKVIAIHPFAANETRGWHLDNFIELARLLQERYGARILFLGGPRDREALVPIRAALPVKPLEAVGATTLRQTMAILSRCNLLVCNDSGIMHLGASLQVPLVALFGPQSPVKFGPWGARCRVIYRKFPCSPCRQKFFEECKPSARMKPECVEAITVDEVMGEVAVLWEGR from the coding sequence ATGTTTGCCTCACAGAGTGAAAGGCGCGGCGGCAAGAGGATCTTGGTACTGCGCTACCGGTTCATCGGGGACACCATCCTCACCATACCTTTCCTGAGGAATCTCAGAAAGGCGGAGCCGGATGCCCATATCGCCTGGGTGCTGGCCCCGGGGTCGGCCGAGGTGGCCGACGGGATACCGTACGTCGACGAATTGATCTTCTGGGATCCCCCGACCATACATGCGGACAGCCGCTCCACCCACAAGACCATGGGGGACAAGCTCGGTTTTATCCGGCAACTGCGGGCCCGTCGTTTCGACAAGGTCTACGTGCTGAAACGCTCGTTCGGCAGTGCGGTGATTGGGCTTCTTTCGGGCGCGCGCTCCAGGGTGGGTTTCTCGACCGAGGGGCGCCGCTTCTTGCTCACCAAGGGGGTGCCGTACCAGCACGGCCAGCATGAGGTGCAAAACTTCCTCGACGTTCTTCGCGCGGACGGGGTGCCGGTAACCGACGACTACCTGGAAGCCTGGCTCTCTGATGAGGAACAGGCGTTCGCCGACGGCTTCTTCCAGGAGAGAGGCGTCGACCCGGGCGAGAAGGTTATCGCCATACACCCCTTTGCCGCCAACGAGACCCGCGGATGGCATCTCGACAACTTCATCGAACTGGCGCGGCTCCTCCAGGAGCGTTACGGCGCCCGCATACTTTTCCTTGGGGGGCCAAGAGACCGCGAGGCGCTGGTCCCGATCCGGGCGGCGCTCCCGGTAAAGCCGCTGGAGGCCGTAGGCGCCACTACGCTGCGCCAAACCATGGCCATTTTGTCGCGCTGCAACCTGCTTGTGTGCAACGACAGCGGCATCATGCACCTGGGGGCGTCGCTTCAGGTGCCGCTGGTGGCGCTTTTCGGGCCCCAGTCGCCGGTGAAGTTCGGCCCCTGGGGGGCACGTTGCAGGGTGATCTACCGCAAGTTCCCCTGCAGCCCTTGCCGGCAGAAGTTCTTCGAAGAATGCAAGCCCTCGGCAAGGATGAAGCCGGAGTGCGTAGAGGCGATCACGGTCGATGAAGTGATGGGCGAGGTCGCTGTTTTGTGGGAAGGGCGCTAG
- a CDS encoding glycosyltransferase family 2 protein, with amino-acid sequence MSSGNAMVQSGKRVSISAFVITKNEEAKIGACLASLSFLDEIVVVDDFSTDSTPDICRSHGVTLHQHRFTGFKDQKSYAMSLVRNDWVLELDADERVSDQMRDAILALKEEDLGRYGCFEFKRKTRFWGKWIKHASLYPDYKPRLYCRVNGRWSDGNVHERFITQGATGKLAGEILHEQDLDLYTYFLRTARYSDLSAADYFARGRRTSWHHVTVRPVATFLTRYLIRLGFLEGVHGFVISAMGALGTFMKYMKLYEIQRKSRGGLGGQAG; translated from the coding sequence GTGTCATCAGGTAACGCTATGGTCCAGTCCGGCAAAAGGGTCTCCATCTCTGCCTTCGTCATCACCAAAAACGAGGAGGCGAAAATAGGGGCCTGCCTTGCCTCGCTTTCCTTTCTGGACGAGATAGTGGTCGTCGACGATTTCAGCACGGACAGCACCCCCGATATCTGCCGCTCCCATGGCGTAACGTTGCATCAGCACCGCTTCACGGGATTCAAGGACCAGAAGAGCTACGCCATGTCGCTGGTGCGAAACGACTGGGTGCTGGAACTCGACGCCGACGAGAGGGTTTCGGACCAGATGCGGGACGCGATACTGGCCCTGAAAGAAGAGGACCTGGGCCGCTACGGCTGCTTCGAGTTCAAGCGCAAGACGCGCTTTTGGGGCAAGTGGATCAAGCACGCCTCCCTCTACCCGGACTACAAGCCGAGGCTTTACTGCCGGGTCAACGGGAGATGGAGCGACGGCAACGTGCACGAGCGGTTCATCACGCAAGGCGCGACCGGCAAGCTCGCCGGCGAGATACTGCACGAGCAGGACCTGGACCTCTACACCTACTTCCTGCGCACCGCGCGCTACTCCGACCTTTCGGCAGCCGATTACTTCGCCCGCGGCAGAAGAACCAGCTGGCATCACGTGACCGTCCGCCCCGTGGCGACCTTCCTGACCCGTTACCTGATACGGCTGGGTTTCCTCGAGGGTGTGCATGGGTTCGTCATCTCGGCCATGGGCGCGCTGGGGACCTTCATGAAGTACATGAAGCTTTACGAAATCCAGCGCAAAAGCCGCGGCGGGCTCGGCGGACAGGCGGGATAA
- the waaC gene encoding lipopolysaccharide heptosyltransferase I: MRVLIIKASALGDIISALPVLDYLRQASPGIEIDWVVEEPFRELLEGNPLIAQLHTVRTKAWRKRPFLPAHWSEVARLKEALREREYAFVFDIQGNLKSGLICWLSGGADRIGFDSGELQESVNSLFTTRRIPMRRQDYHVTQKCLRLVSVPFGKDFSQMTLRSSIATSAEDDANAEALLATLSDGLVFLFQYGTTWQTKFWSKKSWVALGREVLEQFPDASILFPWGNEGERAAVAGIAAEIGAGSRVLDRYSLKGLTALLKKVDLVVGGDTGPVHLAAAVGTPTVSFYRASDGKRSGPLGERHVVLQSPMHCTKCFRTKCDKDAQCSDSIKVEAVLAGIKKLLA, from the coding sequence ATGCGTGTACTGATCATCAAGGCGTCGGCGCTTGGCGACATCATCAGCGCCCTGCCGGTTCTTGACTACCTGAGGCAGGCCTCCCCCGGCATCGAGATCGACTGGGTGGTGGAAGAGCCGTTCCGGGAACTGCTGGAAGGAAACCCGCTCATAGCCCAGCTGCACACGGTGCGGACCAAGGCGTGGCGCAAGCGCCCCTTTCTCCCCGCCCACTGGAGCGAGGTGGCCCGGTTGAAGGAGGCGCTGCGGGAGCGCGAATACGCCTTCGTCTTCGACATCCAGGGGAACCTGAAGAGCGGCCTGATCTGCTGGCTCTCCGGGGGGGCGGACCGGATCGGGTTCGATTCCGGCGAACTGCAGGAGTCGGTGAATTCCCTCTTTACCACCCGCCGAATACCGATGCGGCGTCAGGACTACCACGTCACCCAGAAATGCCTGCGCCTGGTCTCCGTCCCTTTCGGCAAAGATTTCAGCCAGATGACGCTCCGCTCGAGCATCGCCACCTCGGCCGAGGACGACGCCAACGCGGAAGCGCTCCTGGCGACCCTCTCCGACGGGCTGGTGTTCCTGTTCCAGTACGGCACCACCTGGCAGACCAAGTTCTGGAGCAAAAAGAGCTGGGTCGCCCTCGGGCGGGAGGTATTGGAGCAGTTCCCGGACGCCTCCATTCTATTCCCCTGGGGCAATGAAGGGGAGCGCGCCGCTGTGGCCGGGATCGCCGCGGAAATAGGGGCCGGGAGCAGGGTTCTCGACCGCTACTCGCTTAAGGGGCTCACCGCTCTATTGAAGAAGGTCGACCTGGTGGTCGGGGGCGATACCGGACCGGTGCACTTAGCGGCCGCAGTAGGGACCCCCACCGTCTCCTTTTACCGGGCGAGCGACGGCAAAAGAAGCGGCCCTCTCGGGGAGCGGCACGTGGTGCTGCAGTCGCCCATGCACTGCACCAAATGTTTCCGCACCAAGTGCGACAAGGACGCACAGTGCAGCGATTCCATCAAGGTGGAGGCGGTGCTTGCCGGGATCAAGAAGCTGTTGGCCTGA
- a CDS encoding glycosyltransferase family 2 protein codes for MGSDNPVVSIVTVVRNDAARLLRTLNSVSPRKTGKTEYIVVDGASTDATLDLIRTHEGTVDRWISEPDGGIYDAMNKGTALCRGSFIMFLNAGDELLVDVAELAEKAPQGCVLQYGKANMLFPDGSLSYVKGKRLKTPHRFLKGMPLCHQAILYRRDVMPSYDTSFRIMSDRLLSYRLITDYGLERTSFIDAVLVNYYEDGFSNQVSAEEWREEQTRFYRSVGKKHYIVIKQINWWFKRYLKSPILKMFEGAP; via the coding sequence ATGGGGAGCGATAATCCGGTAGTTTCGATTGTGACTGTGGTGAGAAACGATGCTGCGCGCCTGCTCCGGACGCTGAACAGCGTCTCGCCCCGAAAAACCGGGAAGACGGAATACATAGTGGTAGACGGAGCATCCACCGACGCAACGCTGGACCTCATCCGCACCCATGAGGGTACCGTGGACCGGTGGATCAGCGAGCCCGACGGCGGGATCTACGATGCCATGAACAAGGGGACCGCTTTATGCCGGGGAAGCTTCATCATGTTTTTGAATGCAGGGGACGAACTGCTGGTGGACGTCGCTGAGCTCGCAGAGAAGGCCCCGCAGGGTTGCGTGCTTCAGTACGGAAAGGCCAACATGCTGTTTCCTGACGGTTCCCTGAGCTACGTCAAGGGAAAGCGCCTCAAGACCCCGCACCGCTTCCTGAAGGGGATGCCGCTTTGCCACCAGGCGATCCTCTACCGCCGCGACGTCATGCCGAGCTACGACACCAGCTTCAGGATCATGAGCGACCGCCTGCTCTCCTACCGGCTGATCACCGATTACGGCCTGGAGCGCACCAGCTTCATAGACGCTGTGCTGGTCAACTACTACGAGGACGGTTTCAGCAACCAGGTGTCCGCAGAGGAGTGGCGGGAGGAGCAAACCCGCTTCTACCGCAGTGTCGGCAAAAAGCACTACATCGTCATCAAACAGATCAATTGGTGGTTCAAGAGGTATCTCAAGTCTCCGATTTTAAAGATGTTTGAGGGAGCTCCATGA
- a CDS encoding glycosyltransferase family 4 protein has product MKIGLSLVNFNPGKMGGVEVYFRNLLEHLQRVDPVNQYSLLCDERSAGHFRLHAENFDERLIRWRHPRPLRWIRSLLRHACGVDLLTSRIDALGLDMVHHPFSMMSLKPGQTPIVVTIHDIQYEYFPDFFGEAECRRRREGVLAAISAARVVLTISEFTRRSLVERYGVPAEKIVVAYMGCDRDFRRIEDQAALSALRQKYGIDRPFIYFPAASWPHKNHTGLLRALRLLIDRYQFEGGLVLTGIARNGQEDIERLVVELGLQGRVRMLGYLERDELPVLYSLARMLVYPSFFEGFGIPLLEAMACGCPIACSNVTSLPEVAGDAALMFDPGSTEDMARAIWDVWSDEGVRSSLLSAAKEREKLFDLDAFARVTAAAYSAAAEPSRLTPLDPL; this is encoded by the coding sequence ATGAAGATTGGCTTGAGCCTTGTCAACTTTAATCCCGGCAAAATGGGGGGAGTGGAGGTCTATTTCAGGAACCTGCTGGAACATTTGCAGCGCGTGGACCCGGTGAACCAGTATTCGCTGCTGTGCGACGAACGGAGCGCCGGGCATTTTCGTCTTCATGCCGAGAACTTCGACGAGCGCCTCATCCGGTGGCGCCACCCCCGCCCCTTGCGCTGGATCCGCAGCCTGTTGCGCCACGCCTGCGGGGTTGATCTGCTGACCTCCCGGATCGACGCACTGGGGCTCGACATGGTGCATCACCCGTTCTCCATGATGAGCCTGAAACCCGGGCAGACGCCGATAGTGGTCACCATACACGACATTCAGTACGAGTATTTCCCCGACTTCTTCGGGGAGGCGGAGTGCCGCAGGCGGCGTGAGGGCGTTCTTGCAGCCATTTCCGCAGCGCGGGTGGTGCTGACCATCTCCGAATTCACCAGGAGGTCCTTGGTCGAGCGGTACGGCGTCCCCGCCGAGAAAATAGTGGTGGCCTACATGGGGTGTGATCGAGATTTCAGGCGCATCGAAGACCAGGCGGCACTGTCGGCGCTGCGGCAGAAATACGGCATCGATCGACCCTTTATCTACTTTCCGGCGGCCTCTTGGCCGCACAAGAACCATACGGGCCTGTTGAGGGCGCTGAGGCTTCTCATCGACCGGTACCAGTTCGAGGGTGGACTGGTCCTCACCGGCATTGCGCGCAACGGGCAGGAGGATATCGAGAGGCTGGTCGTAGAGCTGGGGCTCCAGGGCCGGGTCCGGATGCTTGGTTATCTTGAGCGCGATGAACTGCCCGTCCTGTATTCCCTGGCCCGTATGCTGGTCTACCCCAGCTTTTTCGAAGGGTTCGGCATTCCGCTTTTGGAGGCCATGGCTTGCGGGTGTCCCATCGCCTGTTCCAACGTCACATCGCTACCCGAGGTGGCCGGGGACGCGGCCTTGATGTTCGATCCCGGCAGCACTGAAGATATGGCACGCGCCATTTGGGATGTGTGGTCCGACGAAGGGGTGCGTTCCTCTCTTTTGTCTGCGGCCAAGGAGAGGGAGAAGTTGTTCGATCTGGATGCCTTTGCCAGGGTGACAGCTGCCGCTTACAGCGCGGCGGCTGAACCGTCACGATTGACGCCACTTGATCCGCTTTAA
- a CDS encoding glycosyltransferase family 2 protein, translating to MTCSRFLLSICIPTFNRDSLLRETLKSLTSQLDPALHGRVEIVISDNSSTDDTATVIQDLRNEWQNVTSFCWPENMGPDLNYLKVIDLAQGEYCWFLGSDDVVCDGSLRRVLSELEHKPDVLLFDRFESDATLTAAPVAGSWSDLPDSFSCDTAKEPDEFHLYLEKCKDLGGLFSFLSVIVFRRDRWESIPSKDRFVGSAYVHVHALFAILAEGARFRFLKEPLVLCRLGNDSFCPDSGDPAQRYRRVKLDIDGYLTISRHVFGSDSPEHRMVLRLVHRITTFGLVKQLMSRFLHQGNQGDCQRLKHLLAASGMTWKSLSVQPVSCRYVRLSLLWLAVMRLFDNMRKVFAKYSS from the coding sequence ATGACTTGCAGCCGTTTTCTCTTATCCATCTGCATCCCTACCTTCAACCGGGATTCGCTCCTTCGGGAGACACTGAAAAGTCTGACCAGTCAACTCGATCCCGCGTTGCACGGGCGCGTCGAAATCGTCATCAGTGACAATTCTTCAACCGACGATACGGCGACTGTGATTCAGGATCTTCGTAATGAATGGCAAAACGTAACCAGCTTCTGCTGGCCCGAAAATATGGGGCCCGATCTTAACTACCTCAAGGTAATTGACCTGGCGCAGGGTGAATACTGCTGGTTTCTCGGCAGTGACGACGTTGTTTGTGACGGGTCACTGCGGCGGGTTCTCAGTGAGTTGGAGCATAAACCCGATGTCTTGCTCTTTGACCGCTTTGAATCAGATGCGACCTTAACAGCAGCGCCGGTCGCGGGGAGTTGGTCGGACTTGCCTGACAGTTTTTCGTGCGATACTGCGAAGGAACCTGATGAATTTCACCTGTATCTGGAGAAATGCAAGGATTTGGGGGGGCTTTTCAGCTTCCTTTCCGTGATCGTTTTTCGCCGGGACCGCTGGGAGAGCATTCCGTCGAAGGATCGCTTTGTCGGCAGCGCCTATGTGCATGTCCATGCACTTTTCGCCATCTTGGCCGAAGGGGCCCGGTTTCGCTTTTTGAAGGAGCCTCTGGTGCTCTGTCGCCTCGGTAACGACTCGTTTTGTCCTGACTCTGGCGATCCTGCTCAGCGATACCGGCGCGTGAAGCTCGATATCGATGGGTACCTGACCATCTCCCGGCACGTCTTCGGGTCCGACTCGCCGGAGCACAGAATGGTTCTTCGGTTGGTGCACCGGATCACCACTTTTGGGCTTGTGAAACAACTGATGTCCAGGTTTCTCCATCAGGGAAACCAGGGGGACTGTCAACGCCTGAAGCATCTTTTGGCGGCAAGCGGTATGACCTGGAAGTCTCTGAGTGTGCAGCCGGTGAGTTGCCGTTATGTGAGGTTAAGTCTGCTCTGGCTGGCGGTAATGAGGTTGTTTGATAACATGCGCAAAGTATTTGCAAAGTACAGTTCTTGA
- the rfbF gene encoding glucose-1-phosphate cytidylyltransferase, producing MKVVILAGGLGTRLSEETVLKPKPMVEIGGKPILWHIMKIYSHYGFNDFIICLGFKGYVIKEYFSNYFLHMSNVTFDFANNSMEVHEQYAEPWRVTLVDTGQESMTGGRVRRVAPYLDGETFMLTYGDGVADVNIAELVAFHKQHGKLATVTSTQPAGRFGALHLTADNSVASFHEKPVGDGAWINGGFFVLQRSMIDHIACDATVFEKEPLERLAAEGELVAYKHGGFWQPMDTLRDKMHLEDLWESGKAPWKLW from the coding sequence ATGAAGGTGGTGATACTTGCGGGAGGGCTGGGCACACGCTTGAGCGAGGAGACGGTGCTGAAGCCCAAACCGATGGTGGAGATCGGCGGGAAGCCTATCCTCTGGCATATTATGAAAATCTACTCCCATTATGGGTTCAACGACTTCATCATCTGCCTCGGCTTCAAGGGGTACGTGATCAAGGAGTACTTCTCGAACTATTTCCTGCATATGAGCAATGTCACGTTTGACTTCGCCAACAACTCCATGGAGGTGCACGAGCAGTACGCCGAGCCGTGGCGGGTCACCTTGGTGGATACCGGCCAGGAGTCCATGACCGGCGGCAGGGTGCGGCGCGTGGCCCCGTACCTCGATGGAGAGACCTTCATGCTGACCTACGGCGACGGGGTGGCTGACGTGAACATCGCCGAGCTTGTCGCCTTTCACAAACAGCATGGCAAGCTGGCGACGGTAACCTCCACCCAGCCGGCCGGCCGCTTCGGCGCGCTGCACCTCACCGCGGACAACTCCGTAGCTTCCTTTCACGAAAAACCGGTCGGTGACGGCGCCTGGATCAACGGTGGCTTCTTCGTGCTGCAGCGCAGCATGATCGACCATATCGCCTGCGATGCCACCGTCTTCGAGAAAGAGCCGCTGGAGAGGCTGGCAGCCGAGGGGGAGTTGGTGGCCTACAAGCACGGCGGTTTCTGGCAGCCGATGGACACCCTCAGGGACAAGATGCACCTGGAAGATCTCTGGGAGAGCGGGAAGGCCCCGTGGAAATTATGGTAG